The window tgacaagtttatttggtgccgttcctcatgcggactagcggaaacgtaagcaacatcattggcaagtaaggattatcgtgtgaagactgattgagcttcaatcgaatcttcaagtgggagattgtcaaATATATTGAATGTTTGGTAGTAGTGGGTGAGTCAAACACCACATGTGAAAATAAGAATGTTTGGTGGTACTATTCTTTTGGTAGGCAATATATCATTTCATACGTATGAATGTGATGGCAGACTCCTTCACCAATCTCATTCTATTACTATAAATAGATGTACCAGATAGCTCATTCATCATCCCATATTCATTCTTCAATCTTGTATTCTAATAGATAAATAAAGAGTTGTGAgtattaatctcctaattacaagagatataaagtttGATACTTATCCttttaattagagagaagtgtaattcctattattcttattagtgaaacgttttctttccttgcccgtggtttttaccctattgggattttccacgttaaatctcggtgtcctattattgtcattatttcaattattactagcggtttgctataattcggtgtcacctTTTCTCAACACTTAAGTCTCTTGAAGCAATGCGTTCTCGATTTTTTTGGGGAAGTACAACTTCTAAAAGAAAGATGGCTTGGGTGAAGTGAGACATTATTTTAGCTCCATTTAGTCAAGGGGGTTTGAATGTTGGAAGTCTAAAAGCTTTTAACCTTGCATTGCTACATAAATGGAAATGGCGGTTCATTCATTGTTCACGTGACTTATGGGTGCGGGTCATCAAATCTATTCATGGTGAAGTGTTCGAGCGAGCAGTTGGTAACAGCCCCTGGGCTAATATTGTATCAGCTTGTAACAATACTTTTGGAGTAGGTTTGTTACCTTCTGATGTCATCAAAATTCAGGTGGGAAGTGGTGAATTTGTACGGTTTTGGCATGACATTTGGACGGGCTCTAGATCGTTAGCTTCTCGGTTCAATCGACTCTTTCACCTTGACGTTTATAAAGATGACATGGTGGCTGCAAAACGAATGAATAATGGGTGGAATTGGGTTTGGTCGAGGGAGCAAATCGGTAGCAGGAATTTTGAATTACTCGATATGATGCGGCAAGAAATTGAGCAGATCCAGTTCCACGATCGGGAGGATACATGGATTTGGGGCCTGTCTCCGGAGGGTACGTTTTCGGTTAAATCTGCACAAGATTGCATTGATTTTAACCTGCTTCCATCGAACCAGTCCACGACCACTTGGTATAAGTTTCTTCCACGAAAAGTCAATATTTTTTTGTGGAGGTTCAAGCTTGATAAACTACCTTTGAGATGGAATTTAAGTTCGGTTGGGTTAGAGATTAATTCGGTTACGTGCCCGGTATGTAATGAAGTTATTGAGCATCGTGATCATTTGTTCTTTGGTTGTTCATTGGCTTCGGATCTATGGTCAAAGGTTAGAAGGTGGATGGGATGCGATATGCCTATTTTTTCATCTTGGTCGGCTTTTGTTACTTTGTTCGAGACTCATCAATCCTCGGTCAGTTGCAAGACACGTATCATCTCCATCGTTACCACACTTCTTTGGGTGTTAAGGCGATTTAGAAACGGCATCGTATTTAATGACATAGTTCTTAGAAAATGTATGCTTTTTGATGTAATTCAATTGTATTCTTTTAATTGGCTAAAACATAGAGGTCATCAAATTTTCAATTGGAATTTGTGGCGTCTACAGCCTTTGTAATTTCTCTTCTAGCATCTTGCTAGGGAGCGTTTTAGTTTAATATATTATGGCcgttcaaaagaaaaaaaaagattttttgaatTATTGGCGCATCAGCGTGGATACGTAACGCTCATGGGAGTTCATTATTGAATATTCGATGACATTTTATGTACCTATAATGATCTAACTTTTTGGGtttttagtagtagtagtagtagtatataAATTGTTTGTTGTGGTTCAGTTACTTTGCTTATGGAAGGTTTTGTCTTTTTAGTAGGAGTATTTGATTTGGTCACTTTGAATTATATGCCTTTTGTTTGTTCTAAAGGACATCTTAATAAAACCATTAGACTAATCATATATCAACATATATCATATACTTAGAATTATTAAATACAGTTCGTATTAGTATAAACCTTGACATTTCGTTTGCAATAAGTTATGATGCAATg of the Rutidosis leptorrhynchoides isolate AG116_Rl617_1_P2 chromosome 5, CSIRO_AGI_Rlap_v1, whole genome shotgun sequence genome contains:
- the LOC139848770 gene encoding uncharacterized protein — translated: MEGLNLAMQSAVESQLIRGIMVGNNNLRLSHLIYADDVVIFSEWSREDLQYILCVLKVFFLVSGLKINISKSHLFGIGVDDNQVTSFAAGTGCQVGLFPTKYLGVPIGTNMNHVGNWSRLIDKFSSRLSSWKANLISCGAPFSQGGLNVGSLKAFNLALLHKWKWRFIHCSRDLWVRVIKSIHGEVFERAVGNSPWANIVSACNNTFGVGLLPSDVIKIQVGSGEFVRFWHDIWTGSRSLASRFNRLFHLDVYKDDMVAAKRMNNGWNWVWSREQIGSRNFELLDMMRQEIEQIQFHDREDTWIWGLSPEGTFSVKSAQDCIDFNLLPSNQSTTTWYKFLPRKVNIFLWRFKLDKLPLRWNLSSVGLEINSVTCPVCNEVIEHRDHLFFGCSLASDLWSKVRRWMGCDMPIFSSWSAFVTLFETHQSSVSCKTRIISIVTTLLWVLRRFRNGIVFNDIVLRKCMLFDVIQLYSFNWLKHRGHQIFNWNLWRLQPL